ACACAAAAAGATATCGATCAAAAACGTGATTATCTTTCTATAATGAAAGATAACTTAGCAGCTTTAAAAGAAGGACTTAATTATTAAAAAAAGGAAATGCCTCAATTTAGTGGCATTTCCTTTTTTAGTTTTCCTTCAGTTGATTTCGTTTAATTTTTCCAGAAGCTGTTTTTGGTAAACCTTCTACGAGTACAAACTGTTTTGGAATCTTATAACTCGCTAAATTGGTCTGACAAATAGTTTGTAGGTCTGCTTCGTTAAAATCATCGCTTGCAACGATATAAGCAACTGGAACACTTCCCCATTTCAAATCTGCTTTACCAACAACAGCTACTTCTTGAACAGGTTCATAGCTACTAATCACTTGTTCAATCTCGGTTGGATAAATATTTTCCCCGCCAGAGATAATTAAATCAGAGCGTCTTTCTAACACAAACAAAAAACCCGCTTCATCCAAATAACCAATATCACCTGTTTTAAACCAGCCATCCAAAAATGCTTTTTTCGTAGCTTCCTCATTGTGCAAGTACCCTGGCGTTATGGAGGGACCTTTCAGTAAAATTTCCCCATCAGCAGCAATTTTTACTTCCGCTGGGAATAAAGCTTTTCCGGAAGAACCGATTTTAGTCAGCGCTTCTTTTGGTGAGAGAGTCACAATTTGTGATGCCGTTTCAGTCATACCAAACGATTGTACCAGCGGGATATTTCGCGCTTTACAAACTTCCAATGTGGCTTTATTCGCAGGTCCACCGCCAAGCAATACGGTTCGTAAATTCGAATGGTATCCACCGTCATGAACACGGAGTAATCTTTCTAACATAGAAGTAACTACGGAAATTGTCGAAATTTCTCCAGACAAAAGCATTTTAGTAATCTTTGCTTCATCAAAATGTTCTTCCAAATATACCGGAATCCCATAAATCACCGAACGCATCATAATAGATAAACCACTAATATGAAAAATTGGTACTGCACAAAGCCAGCTGTCACGTTCAGTTAACCCCAGATTTAATACAGAAGAAACCGCACTCCACCAATGATTATCATAAGTTTGGATGACGCCTTTTGGCTTCCCAGTAGTACCTGATGTATACATAATAGAAGCAACTTTTGTCAAATCCCATGTTGTTAAAAAATCGGGTTGTGTGTATTCCCCTTGTATTAACTCAGTATAACTAATACCAGAATTCACTTTGTCGAAAAAAGCATCTGAAACAATTACTTCTTTTACTTTGGCATTTTCGAGTTGGTAAGCTATTTCTTTTTTAGTCAAGCGATTATTAAGAAATAACGTCTCCGCACCTATTTGCTGTAAAGCGTGAATCAGCAAGAATGTCAGCCGGTCATTTTTCCCAAGGATGGCTACCCTATCGTCTTTTCTCACACCTTGAAAAAACAATTTACCTGCTAAATTTTCTATAGCTTGGTATATTTCTTCAAATGTTTCCGCTTTTCCTTCAAAAACGAGCGCGGTTTCCTTGGGAGAAAGCCGCACTCGTTTTTGAAGCCAGTTTGTCATGTCCATTTTCACACCTTCAAATCAAGGGAATTTTGGAAATTGGTCAAAGTCTGGATCACGTTTTTCTTTAAAAGCATCGCGACCTTCTTTGGCTTCATCCGTTGTATAATATAGAAGTGTTGCATCACCAGCTAATTGTTGAATGCCTGCTAAACCATCTGTGTCCGCATTGAAAGCAGCTTTGATAAAACGAAGCGCTGTTGGACTTTTTTTCAGCATTTCTTTTGCCCAAGAAACTGTTTCTTTTTCTAAATCTGCCACTGGAACAACTGTGTTAATCCAGCCCATTTCAAGTGCTTCTTCTGCGGTATATTGACGACACATAAACCAAACTTCTTTCGCTTTCTTATGACCAATAACACGAGCCAAATAGCCAGAACCATAACCAGCATCAAAGCTACCTACATTCGGTCCAGTTTGACCAAATTTAGCATTATCAGCAGCAATCGTTAAGTCACATACGAGTTGAAGGACATTTCCGCCCCCAATCGACCAGCCAGCAACCATTGCAATTACGGGTTTTGGAATAACACGAATCAAGCGTTGTAAATCAAGGACATTCAAGCGCGGTATTTGATCATCACCAACATAACCACCGTGACCGCGAACTTTTTGATCCCCGCCAGAACAAAATGCTTTATCGCCTTCTCCAGTTAAGATTATAACTCCAAGATCAGAATTATCGCGTGCTCTGTTAAATGCATCAATCATTTCTGTCACAGTTTTTGGTGTAAATGCATTATGTACTTGTGGACGATTGATCGTGATTTTAGCGATTCCTTCATAACTTTCATATTTAATTTCTTCATATTCTTTTTCTGTTTGCCAATTAAAATTCATTTTTCTTCCTCCTTTAAATTAACTTCCAGCCAGTTGTTTATCTGACTTAGGAAAGTAGTTGGTTGTTCTAGATAAACAGCATGCCCAGCTTGTTTTATCGTAACATGGGTTGCGTTTGGTAAGTATTGCAGCATCTCCTGCGCTGTATTTTCAAATTTCATATCCAGCTTACCAGTAATTAATAAAACTGGAAAAGTAAAGTTTCCCAAATGGTCCCAGTAAGAAGCTTGTTTGCCAGTACCTATTCCACGCAAACTCATCGCTAGTCCAAGTGGTTTTTGCGCCAATCGTTCATCTCTTATTTTTACTTTCATGTGGTTTGGTAAGTTTCGTTGAGATGCAAATAGTGGTAAATTTTCCCAGTAGTCAACGAATGCTTGGATGCCATTTTGTTCAATCCTATCTGCTAATTGATTATCCGCTAACATTCGTTTTTCCCGGTCAGCTTCATGTAAGAGGCCAGGTGAACTACTTATTAAGATAAGTCCCTGTACTTTTTCAGGATGGCTTGCCGCAAAACCCGTGGCAACCCGCCCACCCATCGAGTAGCCAAGCACAAAACATTGTTGTATTTCTAGTTGACGCAAGATTTCCGCCAAGTCTTCACAAGTATGCCCCATCGAATAGCGCTCCTGCAAATCCGGGTTAGCAGTCCTCCCGTGACCAAGTAAATCAGGCACAACAATGTTATAACGCTCTTTTAGACTCTTGATAGCGTCATGATAAGTCCCGCTAGTTCCAGTAAAGCCATGAAGCATGAGTAGAACTGGCTTCTCTTCCCCACTAAAAAAAGTGGAAACATGATACTTTTGTCCATTTATCTGCATGTTAATCTAATGCCTTTAAAGCAGTACCGATTTTATCCCAAAGCGCTTGATGGTTTGCTTTATTTTCATGACGATTGGTTTTCACTTCAATAATATCTAAGCCTTTATGGAAAGTTGCTTTATCGACAGCATCTTCTAACATATCAACAGAATTCGCTTCATGATAATTCGCATCATAAAACGCCGCAGCAAAACGAAAGTCCAATTCAGTAGAAGTACCAAAAAGTGACTCAAAATATTTAGGTTCCTTTGCTTGAGGTAAAAACGAAAAAATCCCACCGCCATCATTATTAACAATAATAATCGTCAAGTTCATCTTATATTTTTTCGCCATAAGTAAACCATTCATATCATGATAAAAGGACAAATCACCAATCAGTAAAAACATCGGTTGGAAAACAACACTTGCGCCTAAAGAGGATGAAACTACCCCGTCAATACCATTTGCTCCCCGGTTAGCAAGCATTTTTATTTTTTTATCAATTTGTGGGAAGTACGTATCTACATCACGGATCGGCATACTATTACCGATAAACAAGCCAGCTTTATCTGGTAGCAACCGACGTAATTCAGCTACTATTTTCCCTTCTTCTAAGGTTGTAGTATTAGCCATTTCCGTAAAGAGAATTTGGCGTGCTGTTTTATTATACATGACCCATTTATTCAGCCAATTTGCATTTTTTGCATCACCAGGCATATGTTGTTGTAGTGTATCTAGCAAGAAACGTTCATCACAGTGAATCATATCGGTTACCGCTTTAATTGGATCCTTCCAAGCTGCACCAGGATCTACCACATAAAAACGAATATCTGCTAGACTTTCTAACCAATTTTTAAGTGGTTTAGAGACAGGCATACTCCCGAAACGAATCACGACTTCTGGAGCTATATTCGGTAAAATTTCTATTTCTTTCAAGAAAGCGTCATATTGGTCGATTACCACATCATCCAGTGCACCATACGAGCGAAGACCAGACAGCGGATCAGCGAGAATTGGCCACCCTAATTTCTTCGCTAAGTCAACAAGTGGCTGCTCAATTTCTTTTTTATCAATTGGTCCTACAACGAAAACACCTTTTTTGCCTATGCAATCTCGAACCATTTTTTGAATAGCTCTATCTTCCAATACTTCATGCGTATAATAAATATGTACATGATGATGTTGTTTTCCTCTTGCAATATACGGCGAAGGTTCTAAAACTGGGACAAGTGGTTCGCGTAGTGGAAAATTATAGTGCACGGGGCCACGTGGTGTTTTCATAGCGATATCGACGGCACGACTACCATGCCATTTTGCATAACGAAGCATTTCTTCACTATTTTCAGGCAATGCCATATCCGTAAAATCTTTCACGTGGGTACCGTATAAATTCAACTGATCCATAGCTTGCGGAGCACCAACATTTCTTAGTTCATGCGGGCGATCAGCAGTGAGAACAATTAATGGAATTTGTGATAAATTCGCTTCTGCAACAGCCGGGAAATAATTCGCTGCAGCTGTTCCAGAAGTACAAAGCAGAACAACTGGACGTTTCGATGCTTTCGCTAGACCGAGTGCAAAAAAGCCCGCCGAGCGTTCATCAACATCCACGTAAATCTTCAAAATTGGATGCTCTGCCATCATTAGTGCAAGTGGTGTGGAGCGTGAACCTGGACTAATGATGGCTTCTTTCACACCGGCTTGTACAAGTTCTTCAATATATGCGGCCAAATAATCTGTCAGCATTTGTTCGTGGTTTGTCATTTCTTAATGCCTCCTAGTACGCGTAACATTGGTTGGAATTTAACCTCGGTTTCTTTTAATTCGTCTTTTGGTACGGAATCTCCAACAATTCCGCAACCTGCATACAATACTCCTTGTGAATCAACAATTAAACCAGAACGAATCGCAACAGCAAATTCCCCTTGGCCTTTCATATCAATCCAGCCAATCGGAGCACCATAAAGCCCGCGGTCCATTTCTTCTTTCATTCGAATAATCGCGAGACCCATTTTTTGAGGCAATCCACCAAGTGCAGGAGTTGGGTGAAGCGCTTTTACCATTTCAAGCATCGTTACATCTGGCTTTTTCTTCGCAGTAATATTCATATAAAGATGTTGGATATCACGGTTTTTTAATAAAACTGGTTGACTGGACAGTGATAGCCCCGTTGTAAACGGTTTTAATGTTTCTTCCATCATTTGTACAACATAGGAATGCTCTCGTAAATTTTTCGCATCGCCTAATAAAGCTTTCCCAAGTGCTTCATCTTCTTCGCTTGTTGCGCCGCGCTCGGTGGAACCCGCTACGCAAGAAGAATAAATCGTATCTTCATTCACTGCAAGTAATCGCTCTGGGCTTGCCCCAAAGAAAACCCCAGTCCCTTTTTCAATAAGAAAGAAATAACTATTTTCTTGTGTTGCCAGCATATTTTCCAAAATAATTGCACTATCTACTTGTCGTTGGAAACGAAGCCCCATTCGCCTAGCTAGAACCACTTTTTTCACGTCTTCCGAATGGTTAATCATATCTATGATTTCACTCGCAGTTTCCATGAAATGTTCTTTCCCTAGCTCTTTAGAATCTGTTAGTAAAGCCATTTCTGCTTCATTAACCTCTTGATGAATGATTTTTTGCCATTGATTAAAAACAGCATCTAATTTACTCTCTGTGTCATCGGAATAAATCGATAAATTGACAGTTAGGTAACTTTTGCCATTTTTATTCGTCAACATAAATAATGGTAAGTAAAACAAGCCATCTTTAAAGCTTTGCCATTCTTTTTCAGTATCACGTTCAGGATCAAAGGCAAAACCGCCAAAATAAAGCGGGCCAGTTGCATCCACGGTGGCATTTGTTACGCTGGTGCGCAATCGCTCGTCAATTTTTTCTTGCAGTCCAAGAAAAGCATCTTTTTTCTTCTCTGCTAAAAATTGTTTCGTTACGCCAAAGCCAGTCATTGTCAGTGTCATTTCTGGATTTTGCCAGAAAAATCGTTCACCTTTAAAAGCAGTACCTGCCTTTTTAAATAGTTTAACTGGGGAAACTAATTCATCGAGTTCCGTTACCCAGCTAAATAGTGCAGGTTCATCTTGGCTTGCGCTACGTTTCGCTTGATTAAATAAATCAAGAGGCAATTTAGTATTCATATGCTTATCTCTCCTTTTACATTCACATCTTCTATTATACCAAAAACCAAGCCAAACTGCTTGGTTTGCGTTTTTCCACCTATTTCAGCAATAATTATTGACGTACTTCTAATATTTCCCTAAAATGAATGGTATACATCTGAAACATATGGAAGTGAAAAAGGAGAGAAAAACATGTCTAAAGCTTCAAAACCTGTACTTACAAAACAAACTGGTTTTCAAAAATGGTGGACCTTGCTTCGTCCACATACGCTTGTTGCCTCATTTGTACCTGTATTCCTCGGAACAAGTGTCGCAATGAGTTATACCGGTTTTCATTTTACTCGCTTTCTTGTCATGTTAGTTGCTTGTTTCTTCATCCAAACATCAGCTAATTTATTCAATGAATACTTTGATTATAAAAAAGGGCAAGATGATGAGCATTCAGTCGGCAATGGTGGAGCCATCGTTCGCAATGGTATGCGACCTGGATTTATTTTATTCCTCGCAATCTTTTTATACATTTTATCCATCCTAGGTGGCGTATACTTATCAATAGAACTCAATTGGTATGTGGGATTACTTGGTGCAATTTGTATGCTTGTTGGTTTCTTATACACCGGTGGCCCTTATCCTATTGCCTACACTCCATTTGGTGAAGTGATGGCAGGATTCTTTATGGGAGGCATTATTACGTTTATTTCCTTCTACATTCAAGCTGAATTTATTAGTTCATTTATCGTCTATGTTTCTATTCCAGTAATGGTGCTCGTTGGTAACTTGTTACTCGCTAATAGTATTCGCGATTTAGATCCCGATAAGAAAAACGGACGTCACACACTTGCCATCATACTGGGACGCAAATGGGCTACCGTACTATTTGCCGCTGCTTTTCTTTTCAGCTATGTATTTGAACTTGCGCTTATTTTTACACAAGATGCTCCTTGGTGGACATTACTCATTCTCCTTAGCTTGCCAGAAGCAGTTCGTGCCGTTAAGCGATTCATTGGTAAATCTTCGCCAATCACCATGGTTCCAGCAATGAAATCAACTTCTAAGGCGTTAACTATCTTTGGAATAACACTAGCACTTGCATACCTATTAAGCTTATTATCAAGAAACTTATTCATGTAAAAAACTGGTTATCATCTTTAATGGATGATAACCAGTTTTTATTTGGTTGCAACCTGAACTTGTTGCTTCGTTTGAACATATTTCGTAAGCTCAATTGATAAATCATATCTCAGAAACGGTGTAATAATGTAGATTCCATGAAAATTTGCGCAAATCGAATCAATTAATTCTCGTGCAATCTCCATCCCCTTCTCATTTGCCCGGCCTTGTTCCTCTGCATCTCGCATCCGCTCACGAACTTCATCAGTTAAACGAATTCCAGGAACTTCATTATGAAGAAACTCCGCGTTCCTACTAGATAAAAGTGGCATTACACCAATGAAAAGCGGCACATTAATATTCGCCTTTTGCAGCGCCTCTTTCAAAAGTACAGTCTTATTTACATCATAAATGGGCTGAGTGATAATATAATCTGCCCCATACTCCACTTTACGCTTAATTAAACGGACAGCTTTTTCTAAGTTAAGCACATTAGGATTAAAAGCTGCACCAACATGAAATCGCGCCTTTTCTTTTAACGATTTACCAGTATAAGAAATCCCATCATTAAATTTCTTAATTAATTGAACTAATTCAACGGAGCGTAAATCAAAAACAGAAGATGCTCCTGGAAAATCGCCTACTTTTGTTGGATCTCCAGTAATGGCTAATACATCATGAAGTCCTAGCTTATGAAAACCCATTACATGAGAATGCATTCCAACCAAATTATGGTCTCTCGTCGTCAAATGTATTAGCGGCTTAATTCCGTATTCATGCTTTAAAATGGATGCAAGCGCCATGTTGCTAATCCGCGGTGTCGCTAACGAATTGTCTGAAATAGTAA
The nucleotide sequence above comes from Listeria ivanovii subsp. londoniensis. Encoded proteins:
- a CDS encoding isochorismate synthase MenF: MNTKLPLDLFNQAKRSASQDEPALFSWVTELDELVSPVKLFKKAGTAFKGERFFWQNPEMTLTMTGFGVTKQFLAEKKKDAFLGLQEKIDERLRTSVTNATVDATGPLYFGGFAFDPERDTEKEWQSFKDGLFYLPLFMLTNKNGKSYLTVNLSIYSDDTESKLDAVFNQWQKIIHQEVNEAEMALLTDSKELGKEHFMETASEIIDMINHSEDVKKVVLARRMGLRFQRQVDSAIILENMLATQENSYFFLIEKGTGVFFGASPERLLAVNEDTIYSSCVAGSTERGATSEEDEALGKALLGDAKNLREHSYVVQMMEETLKPFTTGLSLSSQPVLLKNRDIQHLYMNITAKKKPDVTMLEMVKALHPTPALGGLPQKMGLAIIRMKEEMDRGLYGAPIGWIDMKGQGEFAVAIRSGLIVDSQGVLYAGCGIVGDSVPKDELKETEVKFQPMLRVLGGIKK
- the menH gene encoding 2-succinyl-6-hydroxy-2,4-cyclohexadiene-1-carboxylate synthase, which codes for MQINGQKYHVSTFFSGEEKPVLLMLHGFTGTSGTYHDAIKSLKERYNIVVPDLLGHGRTANPDLQERYSMGHTCEDLAEILRQLEIQQCFVLGYSMGGRVATGFAASHPEKVQGLILISSSPGLLHEADREKRMLADNQLADRIEQNGIQAFVDYWENLPLFASQRNLPNHMKVKIRDERLAQKPLGLAMSLRGIGTGKQASYWDHLGNFTFPVLLITGKLDMKFENTAQEMLQYLPNATHVTIKQAGHAVYLEQPTTFLSQINNWLEVNLKEEEK
- the menB gene encoding 1,4-dihydroxy-2-naphthoyl-CoA synthase — protein: MNFNWQTEKEYEEIKYESYEGIAKITINRPQVHNAFTPKTVTEMIDAFNRARDNSDLGVIILTGEGDKAFCSGGDQKVRGHGGYVGDDQIPRLNVLDLQRLIRVIPKPVIAMVAGWSIGGGNVLQLVCDLTIAADNAKFGQTGPNVGSFDAGYGSGYLARVIGHKKAKEVWFMCRQYTAEEALEMGWINTVVPVADLEKETVSWAKEMLKKSPTALRFIKAAFNADTDGLAGIQQLAGDATLLYYTTDEAKEGRDAFKEKRDPDFDQFPKFP
- a CDS encoding o-succinylbenzoate--CoA ligase — protein: MDMTNWLQKRVRLSPKETALVFEGKAETFEEIYQAIENLAGKLFFQGVRKDDRVAILGKNDRLTFLLIHALQQIGAETLFLNNRLTKKEIAYQLENAKVKEVIVSDAFFDKVNSGISYTELIQGEYTQPDFLTTWDLTKVASIMYTSGTTGKPKGVIQTYDNHWWSAVSSVLNLGLTERDSWLCAVPIFHISGLSIMMRSVIYGIPVYLEEHFDEAKITKMLLSGEISTISVVTSMLERLLRVHDGGYHSNLRTVLLGGGPANKATLEVCKARNIPLVQSFGMTETASQIVTLSPKEALTKIGSSGKALFPAEVKIAADGEILLKGPSITPGYLHNEEATKKAFLDGWFKTGDIGYLDEAGFLFVLERRSDLIISGGENIYPTEIEQVISSYEPVQEVAVVGKADLKWGSVPVAYIVASDDFNEADLQTICQTNLASYKIPKQFVLVEGLPKTASGKIKRNQLKEN
- the menD gene encoding 2-succinyl-5-enolpyruvyl-6-hydroxy-3-cyclohexene-1-carboxylic-acid synthase, translated to MTNHEQMLTDYLAAYIEELVQAGVKEAIISPGSRSTPLALMMAEHPILKIYVDVDERSAGFFALGLAKASKRPVVLLCTSGTAAANYFPAVAEANLSQIPLIVLTADRPHELRNVGAPQAMDQLNLYGTHVKDFTDMALPENSEEMLRYAKWHGSRAVDIAMKTPRGPVHYNFPLREPLVPVLEPSPYIARGKQHHHVHIYYTHEVLEDRAIQKMVRDCIGKKGVFVVGPIDKKEIEQPLVDLAKKLGWPILADPLSGLRSYGALDDVVIDQYDAFLKEIEILPNIAPEVVIRFGSMPVSKPLKNWLESLADIRFYVVDPGAAWKDPIKAVTDMIHCDERFLLDTLQQHMPGDAKNANWLNKWVMYNKTARQILFTEMANTTTLEEGKIVAELRRLLPDKAGLFIGNSMPIRDVDTYFPQIDKKIKMLANRGANGIDGVVSSSLGASVVFQPMFLLIGDLSFYHDMNGLLMAKKYKMNLTIIIVNNDGGGIFSFLPQAKEPKYFESLFGTSTELDFRFAAAFYDANYHEANSVDMLEDAVDKATFHKGLDIIEVKTNRHENKANHQALWDKIGTALKALD
- a CDS encoding 1,4-dihydroxy-2-naphthoate polyprenyltransferase, which produces MSKASKPVLTKQTGFQKWWTLLRPHTLVASFVPVFLGTSVAMSYTGFHFTRFLVMLVACFFIQTSANLFNEYFDYKKGQDDEHSVGNGGAIVRNGMRPGFILFLAIFLYILSILGGVYLSIELNWYVGLLGAICMLVGFLYTGGPYPIAYTPFGEVMAGFFMGGIITFISFYIQAEFISSFIVYVSIPVMVLVGNLLLANSIRDLDPDKKNGRHTLAIILGRKWATVLFAAAFLFSYVFELALIFTQDAPWWTLLILLSLPEAVRAVKRFIGKSSPITMVPAMKSTSKALTIFGITLALAYLLSLLSRNLFM